From one Pyxidicoccus xibeiensis genomic stretch:
- a CDS encoding S24 family peptidase yields the protein MLRESSTPTVSATLSWIPVRGDSMWPSLRAGDLAGVEPLEREPRPGDVVLARFDHALVLHRVRRCEAGAVVLRGDNSPAEDPLLPCSRVLGHVRRVRRGGAVLEAGWDQGPWRLGRWRVAVKWRLAALLGRGGRS from the coding sequence ATGTTGCGCGAGTCTTCCACCCCCACTGTGTCCGCGACGCTGAGCTGGATTCCCGTTCGCGGGGACAGCATGTGGCCGTCGCTGCGCGCGGGAGACCTGGCGGGCGTGGAGCCGCTGGAGCGCGAGCCTCGGCCTGGCGACGTCGTCCTCGCGCGCTTCGACCATGCCCTGGTGCTGCACCGCGTGCGGCGCTGTGAGGCGGGCGCGGTGGTGCTGCGCGGGGACAACTCGCCCGCGGAGGATCCGCTGCTGCCGTGCTCGCGGGTGCTGGGCCATGTGCGCCGGGTGCGGCGCGGTGGCGCGGTGCTGGAGGCGGGGTGGGACCAGGGGCCGTGGCGCCTGGGGCGCTGGCGCGTGGCGGTGAAGTGGAGGCTGGCGGCGCTGCTGGGAAGGGGAGGGCGCTCATGA
- a CDS encoding RsmB/NOP family class I SAM-dependent RNA methyltransferase gives MGRPSRRAATAALQAHISVLRGEPLKAALADALREAEGLGGQERRFTALAVRELSRHQRLLDLAARLLGHPPGKLVMTEDQALVRYALWRRVFCGEGWTRIGPEVRLPGPVRPRTIKDDLLQTLVEAPLPEAPLPESTAERLAMRYSFPNWLVNRLAQVYPEPVLEGLLASLDEEPGLHFRVRPPGTRDAVLAALAEEGVAAEAVAAAPDAVRVVDASHRIFETKVMKSGKLQVQDVGSQLITEMCRPAGGSLAGLTVADVCAGAGGKTLALADFVGPTGKVLAGDRSRRRLAEARERVRHFSLRQVAFPHPLPLSEADVLLIDAPCSGTGSLAREPDQKWKLTAQEISKYQTTQSELLDEVARQAKPGALVVYATCSVMPEEDEAVVEGFLAKHPDFTLEPVGDVLGAERAALAAEGPYLRALPPRVPGGGFFAARLRKSGQG, from the coding sequence CTGGGGCGTCCGTCCCGGCGGGCGGCGACGGCGGCGCTGCAGGCGCACATCTCCGTACTGCGGGGCGAGCCGCTGAAGGCCGCGCTGGCGGACGCCCTGCGCGAGGCGGAGGGGCTGGGCGGACAGGAGCGGCGCTTCACCGCCCTGGCCGTCCGGGAGCTGTCCCGGCACCAGCGGCTCCTGGACCTGGCGGCGCGCCTGCTGGGGCATCCGCCCGGCAAGCTGGTGATGACGGAGGACCAGGCCCTGGTGCGCTACGCCCTGTGGCGGCGCGTCTTCTGCGGCGAGGGCTGGACGCGCATCGGCCCGGAGGTGCGGCTGCCCGGCCCGGTGCGCCCCCGCACCATCAAGGACGACCTGCTCCAGACCTTGGTGGAGGCCCCGTTGCCGGAGGCGCCCCTGCCGGAGTCCACCGCCGAGCGCCTGGCGATGCGCTACTCGTTCCCCAACTGGCTGGTGAACCGGCTGGCGCAGGTGTACCCGGAACCCGTGCTGGAAGGGCTGCTGGCCTCGCTCGACGAGGAGCCCGGGCTGCACTTCCGCGTGCGGCCTCCGGGCACGCGCGACGCGGTGCTGGCCGCGCTGGCGGAGGAGGGCGTTGCCGCGGAGGCGGTGGCGGCGGCTCCGGACGCGGTGCGCGTGGTGGATGCCAGCCACCGCATCTTCGAGACGAAGGTGATGAAGTCCGGGAAGCTCCAGGTCCAGGACGTGGGCAGCCAGCTCATCACCGAGATGTGCCGGCCCGCGGGCGGCTCGCTGGCGGGGCTCACCGTGGCGGACGTGTGCGCGGGCGCGGGTGGGAAGACGCTGGCGCTGGCGGACTTCGTGGGGCCCACCGGCAAGGTGCTCGCGGGAGACCGCTCCCGGCGCCGGCTGGCCGAGGCGCGCGAGCGGGTGCGCCACTTCTCCCTGCGCCAGGTGGCCTTCCCCCATCCGCTGCCGCTGTCCGAGGCGGACGTGCTGCTCATCGACGCGCCGTGCAGCGGCACGGGCTCGCTGGCGCGCGAGCCGGACCAGAAGTGGAAGCTCACCGCGCAGGAGATCTCCAAGTACCAGACCACCCAGTCCGAGCTGCTCGACGAGGTCGCCCGTCAGGCGAAGCCCGGGGCCCTCGTCGTCTATGCCACCTGCTCGGTGATGCCGGAGGAGGACGAGGCGGTGGTGGAGGGCTTCCTGGCGAAGCACCCGGACTTCACGCTGGAGCCGGTGGGAGACGTGCTGGGAGCGGAACGGGCGGCGCTGGCGGCCGAGGGGCCATACCTCCGGGCGCTGCCTCCCCGGGTGCCGGGGGGCGGCTTCTTCGCGGCCCGGCTGCGCAAGTCAGGGCAGGGTTGA
- a CDS encoding response regulator: MKVLLVEDDASLREGMAEIIGELADVRAVGAEAEALATLAAERFDLVITDLRIGNHEQGGRSVLEAARRRQQAVAIVSAAAPEEVARTLRPHEPDAVLVKPFQLDDIVGLGERFLALRKEVERLATARVLPPEAAWTELSAGVRVASTGPESEAAPRWVRLAPGSGFAWRVHGQGREGVLLVEGGVEVQGERHIAPCYLFIGAGPAPEVRTREGCLAVTLPLKG; the protein is encoded by the coding sequence ATGAAGGTGCTGCTGGTCGAGGACGACGCGAGCCTCCGGGAAGGCATGGCCGAGATCATCGGTGAGCTGGCGGACGTGCGGGCGGTGGGTGCAGAGGCCGAGGCCCTGGCGACCCTGGCCGCAGAGCGGTTCGACCTGGTCATCACCGACCTGCGCATCGGCAACCACGAGCAGGGTGGACGCAGCGTACTGGAGGCCGCGCGCAGGCGGCAGCAGGCGGTGGCCATCGTCAGCGCCGCCGCGCCCGAGGAGGTCGCCCGGACGCTGCGGCCCCACGAGCCGGACGCGGTGCTGGTCAAGCCGTTCCAGCTGGACGACATCGTCGGCCTCGGGGAGCGCTTCCTCGCGCTGCGCAAGGAGGTCGAGCGCCTCGCCACCGCACGGGTGCTGCCTCCGGAAGCGGCCTGGACGGAGCTCTCCGCTGGAGTCCGGGTGGCGTCCACGGGGCCGGAGTCGGAGGCCGCGCCCCGCTGGGTGCGGCTGGCGCCGGGCAGCGGCTTTGCGTGGCGGGTTCATGGCCAGGGCCGCGAAGGCGTGCTTCTGGTAGAGGGTGGGGTGGAGGTGCAGGGCGAGCGGCACATCGCGCCCTGCTACCTCTTCATCGGGGCCGGACCGGCGCCCGAGGTCCGCACCCGCGAGGGGTGTCTGGCCGTCACCCTGCCGTTGAAAGGTTAG
- a CDS encoding GGDEF domain-containing protein has product MERRGRTSERSLLLIIEDDAGVRESLTDLLASRFDVLAAEDADAGVELAREHRPDLVLLDRFLPSGDGLAVLETLQREPRTEAVPIIFLTGDADEATLEKCLEMGAVDFIHKPASARELLARIDRALRQSEQQRRLQILAQTDALTGLANFRALTVRLEEEFRRAHRYQYPLSVVVIDLDHLKAINDGMGHDVGNRAILALASQLKRELRESDFAARFGGDEFVALLPHQTALEAAVFAERIRTGLRSVGVQKSDGRPAPFGLSVSVGIADHTLEGPKEDPDALMKAADAALYEAKREGRDRVVVYGRPVLSPPVQRH; this is encoded by the coding sequence ATGGAACGGCGTGGCCGGACCTCGGAGCGATCCCTGCTGCTCATCATCGAGGATGACGCGGGCGTCCGGGAGAGCCTCACGGACCTGCTGGCGTCACGCTTCGACGTACTCGCGGCCGAGGACGCGGACGCCGGGGTGGAGCTGGCGCGCGAGCATCGGCCGGACCTCGTCCTGCTGGACAGGTTCCTGCCCAGCGGGGATGGGCTGGCGGTCCTCGAGACGCTGCAGCGCGAGCCGCGCACGGAGGCCGTGCCGATCATCTTCCTGACTGGGGACGCGGACGAGGCCACCCTGGAGAAGTGTCTGGAGATGGGCGCGGTTGACTTCATCCACAAGCCGGCGAGCGCCCGCGAGCTGCTGGCGCGCATCGACAGGGCGCTGCGCCAGAGCGAGCAGCAGCGCCGGCTCCAGATTCTGGCGCAGACGGACGCGCTCACCGGGCTGGCCAACTTCCGGGCGCTCACGGTGCGGCTGGAGGAGGAGTTCCGCCGGGCGCACCGCTACCAGTACCCGCTGAGCGTGGTGGTCATCGACCTGGACCACCTCAAGGCCATCAACGACGGCATGGGGCACGACGTGGGCAACCGCGCCATCCTCGCCCTGGCGTCGCAGCTCAAGCGGGAGCTGCGCGAGTCGGACTTCGCGGCCCGCTTCGGCGGGGACGAGTTCGTGGCGCTGCTGCCGCACCAGACGGCGCTGGAGGCAGCCGTGTTCGCCGAGCGCATCCGTACCGGGCTGCGCAGCGTGGGCGTGCAGAAGAGCGACGGCCGCCCTGCCCCCTTCGGGCTGAGCGTGAGCGTGGGCATCGCCGACCATACGTTGGAAGGACCGAAGGAGGATCCGGACGCGCTGATGAAGGCGGCGGACGCGGCCCTCTATGAGGCGAAGCGAGAGGGGCGGGATCGGGTGGTGGTGTACGGCCGGCCGGTGCTCTCCCCGCCAGTGCAGCGGCACTGA
- a CDS encoding response regulator: MMLGNSNRLASGSRVAIVGGGIAGAGLAASLLFNGRARGLTLDVRVYAGGMSERTAPPAVLTPECRSRLAALGCRIPLEWRAHELRGVEIIAEGRRELLSAAPGGLWVVDGWPNGEGGLAQVRDVLATAASAQGARFLTRHVERVERQAPAPDAPASVRGAGPLVVRAQGSGDRFHAVALAAGAGPLMGDAFFKGFRPAPTVAAVQARLRHASPRLELAPLARLWIAPLPTVDGLFLLPGAGSVYALAFGPAVTPADLCQALMMAARDGLVEEGFELAALETTRLPYGPGRTLVAPGQVAVGPAAFGHPLQVGLSETLASCSRAAVALLDGGLEAPALERRYVREGLGELMEDAAAGARSVTWLRRAGRRAPAAFVAAKGRRASGGIYGGGVLGMSAPTPTALLGAARWAGLREVVGSWVRSTMEPVPTVVPELEPDLYYVVDDDPDAREALTALLESTGAKVVAFADELALFCAVARRPPTAILLDVVLHWVDGLRLAEGLKQHPLTRGTRVFVMSGLNRPHVRQRALDAGAEAFLPKPVDPDRLLRLLTGRAPAHLEVDAPAHPAQDTHEVGSDRYAS, encoded by the coding sequence ATGATGCTGGGCAACAGCAACAGGCTGGCGAGCGGTTCGAGGGTTGCAATCGTCGGGGGCGGCATCGCCGGGGCGGGGCTGGCGGCCTCACTCCTCTTCAACGGGCGGGCGCGCGGGCTGACGCTGGACGTGCGCGTGTACGCGGGCGGCATGTCGGAGCGCACGGCGCCGCCGGCGGTGCTGACGCCGGAGTGCCGCTCGCGCCTGGCCGCGCTGGGCTGCCGCATTCCCCTGGAGTGGCGCGCGCACGAACTGCGAGGCGTGGAGATCATCGCCGAAGGCCGCCGGGAGCTGCTCTCCGCCGCGCCCGGAGGCCTGTGGGTGGTGGACGGCTGGCCCAATGGCGAGGGCGGGCTGGCGCAGGTGCGCGACGTGCTGGCCACCGCGGCGAGCGCCCAGGGCGCCCGCTTCCTCACGCGTCATGTGGAGCGGGTGGAGCGGCAGGCCCCCGCCCCGGACGCTCCTGCCTCGGTGCGCGGGGCCGGGCCGCTGGTGGTCCGGGCGCAGGGCAGCGGTGACCGCTTCCATGCGGTGGCCCTGGCGGCGGGCGCGGGTCCGCTGATGGGTGATGCCTTCTTCAAGGGCTTCCGGCCGGCGCCCACGGTGGCGGCGGTGCAGGCGAGGCTGCGGCACGCGTCTCCCCGGCTGGAGCTGGCACCGCTGGCGCGGCTGTGGATTGCCCCGCTGCCGACGGTGGACGGGCTGTTCCTGCTGCCCGGGGCGGGCTCGGTGTACGCGCTCGCCTTTGGCCCGGCGGTGACTCCGGCGGACCTGTGCCAGGCGCTGATGATGGCGGCGCGGGACGGGCTGGTGGAGGAAGGCTTCGAGCTGGCGGCGCTGGAGACGACGCGCCTGCCCTACGGGCCTGGCCGGACGCTGGTGGCCCCGGGCCAGGTGGCGGTGGGGCCGGCGGCCTTCGGCCATCCGCTGCAGGTGGGCCTGTCGGAGACGCTGGCCTCGTGCAGCCGGGCGGCGGTGGCCCTGCTCGACGGCGGGCTGGAGGCGCCCGCGCTGGAGCGCCGGTACGTGCGCGAGGGCCTGGGCGAGCTGATGGAGGACGCAGCGGCCGGCGCGCGGTCGGTGACGTGGCTGCGCCGCGCGGGACGGCGGGCGCCGGCGGCCTTCGTCGCGGCGAAGGGCCGGCGGGCGTCCGGGGGCATCTACGGCGGCGGCGTGCTGGGCATGAGCGCGCCCACGCCCACGGCGCTGCTGGGGGCGGCGCGGTGGGCCGGCCTGCGCGAGGTGGTGGGCTCGTGGGTGCGGTCGACGATGGAGCCGGTGCCCACGGTGGTGCCCGAGCTGGAGCCCGACCTGTACTACGTGGTCGATGATGATCCGGACGCTCGCGAGGCGCTGACGGCGCTGCTGGAGAGCACGGGCGCGAAGGTGGTGGCGTTCGCCGACGAGCTGGCGCTGTTCTGCGCGGTGGCGCGGCGGCCGCCCACGGCCATCCTGCTGGACGTGGTGCTGCACTGGGTGGACGGCCTACGGCTGGCCGAGGGACTGAAGCAGCACCCCCTCACGCGCGGCACGCGGGTGTTCGTGATGAGCGGCCTCAACCGGCCCCACGTGCGTCAGCGCGCGCTGGACGCAGGGGCCGAGGCCTTCCTGCCCAAGCCCGTGGATCCGGACCGCCTGCTGCGGCTCCTCACGGGCCGCGCGCCCGCGCACCTCGAGGTGGACGCACCCGCGCACCCGGCCCAGGACACGCACGAGGTGGGCTCGGACCGCTACGCGTCCTGA
- the miaA gene encoding tRNA (adenosine(37)-N6)-dimethylallyltransferase MiaA, which translates to MTEGGPMLTVIAGPTASGKTALAVELAQRAGGEIVSADSQQVYRHFDIGTAKPSAEELAAVPHHLVSFVDPLEAFSAAEYQRRADAAIADITARGRPVFVVGGTGLYMRVLLHGVVDAPGALPELRAELEALASAEGREVVHRRLAQVDPETAAKLPPQDLVRIIRALEIHAQTGVPASEFRKAHSFAPDRYAFRLYVLDPPREDLYPRINARTEALFSRGLVKETRELLARGYADAAPMRSVGYVQARAVVEGRMTVEEAIHDTAQETRRYAKRQLTWFRKEPGAVFVPTPYEALRLPVSPR; encoded by the coding sequence ATGACTGAGGGCGGGCCGATGTTGACGGTGATTGCCGGGCCCACCGCGTCCGGGAAGACGGCGCTCGCTGTCGAGCTGGCCCAGCGGGCCGGCGGCGAGATTGTCAGCGCGGACTCGCAGCAGGTGTACCGGCACTTCGACATCGGCACCGCGAAGCCCTCGGCCGAGGAGCTGGCCGCGGTGCCGCACCACCTGGTCTCCTTCGTCGACCCGCTGGAGGCCTTCTCCGCCGCCGAGTACCAACGGCGTGCGGACGCGGCCATCGCCGACATCACCGCACGCGGGCGCCCCGTGTTCGTGGTGGGAGGCACCGGCCTGTACATGCGCGTGCTGCTGCACGGCGTGGTGGACGCCCCTGGCGCGCTCCCCGAGCTGCGCGCGGAGCTGGAGGCGCTGGCCTCGGCAGAGGGGCGTGAGGTCGTCCATCGCCGGCTCGCGCAGGTGGACCCGGAGACGGCGGCGAAGCTGCCCCCGCAGGACCTGGTCCGGATCATCCGCGCGCTGGAGATCCACGCCCAGACGGGCGTGCCCGCCTCGGAGTTCCGCAAGGCCCACTCCTTCGCGCCGGACCGGTATGCCTTCCGGCTGTACGTGCTGGACCCGCCGCGCGAGGACCTCTACCCGCGCATCAACGCGCGCACGGAGGCCCTGTTCTCACGCGGCCTGGTCAAGGAGACGCGCGAGCTGCTGGCCCGCGGCTACGCGGACGCCGCGCCCATGCGCAGCGTCGGCTACGTGCAGGCCCGTGCGGTGGTCGAAGGGCGGATGACCGTGGAGGAGGCCATCCACGACACCGCGCAGGAGACCCGCCGCTACGCCAAGCGCCAGCTCACCTGGTTCCGCAAGGAGCCCGGCGCCGTGTTCGTGCCAACGCCGTACGAAGCCCTGCGCCTCCCTGTCTCGCCGCGCTGA
- a CDS encoding PqqD family protein, producing MSAPAANGFAASSVPVPRQGVSGQRFGEDYIVLDAEGRTLRGLNATAVHVWGLCDGIRTARAVAEQVARDYSIDTEQALADTLRFLSDLARLGLIDELLEVR from the coding sequence ATGAGCGCGCCCGCTGCGAATGGCTTCGCCGCCTCGAGCGTTCCCGTGCCGCGTCAGGGCGTGTCAGGCCAGCGCTTCGGCGAGGACTACATCGTGCTGGACGCGGAGGGGCGCACGCTGCGCGGCCTCAACGCGACGGCGGTCCACGTCTGGGGGCTGTGTGATGGCATCCGCACGGCACGCGCCGTGGCGGAGCAGGTGGCCCGGGACTATTCCATCGACACCGAGCAGGCGCTGGCGGACACGCTGCGGTTCCTCTCGGACCTGGCCCGGCTGGGCCTCATCGACGAGCTTCTGGAGGTGCGGTGA
- a CDS encoding outer membrane protein assembly factor BamB family protein, translating into MSLCNTRLAVLCAVLLPALALAQTNNRSFTVTQVLEPGETRARVTMDEVSELTVEVRNMTRTTSGNYQPLNQVEFTLPNGYVPLETSAPTGWSVAYNMGLRQFVFHLGVDCMGSGPFGLGFNVPVRFTLRMIPAANTNGVDITTDNFATGTGGTIARNQCSGGTFAATLGTPSSWVRHSLATHVSVMPRVLGVGGDIEARIVMENRTASGTVRADITAEGPTTGSGGVAFTVVGVEPTDFQADIERRSAGVLAARVRTTSGGTLEAQVRGTNAAATITSRVAETKMVNVGVLPAALDVDSTQAFTGETVQVRMTVTNPSTTDTFLNVAPRTPGFEGTAELTLQSGPSPASVPRLGPGASAHFVWRYQVSGVARADYRFTGQVDATRGGSAVTSSLVRSERGQVVLQRVRISAEAMAANSTNRTVVYTVQNRGPRPIIQVQLLRPTANYFAQPTNPVAPAGWTQFINDVNGISWFADPGIPQGGEQSFSVRYTNFGTGTSLTAPTSFRHRMHLLDDYELPPIRVEAPVTLLMGTAPEVARLTAVARDASVTLTWDNPAQHDGVLILRAVGAAPNLAPTPGLRYAAGATLGNATVVYADTFSSATSFTDTTVTNGTTYYYRVHNADEVRRYSAGNQPTSATLLATPRARVGSAPLWCYSVGLSALQQPITELGVGIYSSFNDSVVANLTQVSNPSQDGAERWRPLPLSGLIGSRFPVVPLRGLPGQYILVGDQAGVAYAINAATGAVLWRWDNGGTPIGTIQSFPVTQLHDFANAAYQAAHPGRDLVFFATRLANPALNQVVALNAATGAVVWRYQPGNLGMVSGGMLVDYPTNRLFIGSMTHAGSTDSLRIVNTLNGVEVARRPVGDIELSLVKNAVSNQVYATNSAGTVHAIDVATTQPAWSMAIATRPAPSTPAFTSFVRPQGAGFVASIAAGRVEFYDVTGAAGTQPTLRWSTPIANPSGVFSLNRDGVARIYVGSSDGRVHQLELTSGADSRQVSIGGAQRIGTPTIDHTVSRLHVGSEDGRICAFPVPFP; encoded by the coding sequence ATGAGTCTCTGCAACACCCGTCTCGCGGTGCTCTGCGCCGTCCTGCTGCCGGCGCTGGCGCTGGCGCAGACCAACAACCGCTCCTTCACCGTCACGCAGGTCCTGGAGCCCGGAGAGACGCGGGCGCGCGTCACCATGGACGAGGTCTCCGAGCTGACCGTCGAGGTTCGGAACATGACCCGGACCACCTCGGGCAACTACCAGCCCCTCAACCAGGTCGAGTTCACCCTGCCCAACGGCTACGTCCCGTTGGAGACGTCGGCGCCCACGGGATGGAGCGTCGCCTACAACATGGGGCTGCGGCAGTTCGTCTTCCACCTCGGGGTCGACTGCATGGGCTCCGGTCCCTTCGGCCTGGGCTTCAACGTGCCGGTGCGCTTCACCCTCCGGATGATTCCCGCCGCCAACACCAATGGCGTGGACATCACGACGGACAACTTCGCCACGGGGACCGGAGGAACCATCGCGAGGAACCAGTGCTCGGGCGGGACCTTCGCGGCCACGCTGGGCACTCCGTCATCGTGGGTGCGCCACAGCCTGGCCACGCATGTCTCCGTGATGCCGCGAGTCCTGGGCGTCGGCGGGGACATCGAGGCCCGCATCGTCATGGAGAACCGCACCGCGTCCGGCACGGTGCGCGCCGACATCACCGCCGAGGGCCCCACCACCGGCTCGGGTGGCGTCGCCTTCACGGTGGTGGGCGTGGAGCCGACCGACTTCCAGGCGGACATTGAGCGGCGGAGCGCGGGCGTCCTGGCCGCGCGCGTCCGCACGACGTCGGGCGGCACCCTGGAGGCCCAGGTGCGTGGCACCAATGCCGCTGCCACCATCACCTCCAGGGTGGCAGAGACGAAGATGGTGAACGTGGGAGTGCTCCCGGCGGCGCTCGACGTGGACTCCACCCAGGCCTTCACCGGGGAGACGGTGCAGGTGCGGATGACCGTCACCAACCCGTCCACCACGGACACCTTCCTCAACGTGGCGCCGCGCACGCCCGGCTTCGAGGGGACGGCGGAACTCACGCTCCAGTCGGGCCCCAGCCCCGCGAGCGTTCCCCGGCTCGGTCCGGGCGCCTCCGCGCACTTCGTCTGGCGCTACCAGGTCTCCGGAGTGGCGCGAGCGGACTACCGCTTCACGGGCCAGGTGGATGCCACGCGCGGAGGCAGCGCGGTGACGTCGAGCCTCGTGCGCTCGGAGCGCGGCCAGGTCGTCCTGCAGCGGGTGAGGATCAGCGCGGAGGCGATGGCGGCCAACTCCACGAACCGGACGGTGGTCTACACCGTGCAGAACCGGGGACCGCGGCCCATCATCCAGGTCCAGCTCCTGCGGCCCACGGCCAACTACTTCGCCCAGCCGACCAACCCGGTGGCACCCGCGGGTTGGACCCAGTTCATCAACGACGTCAACGGCATCTCCTGGTTCGCGGACCCGGGCATTCCGCAGGGAGGGGAGCAGTCCTTCTCGGTGCGGTACACGAACTTCGGCACTGGCACGTCGCTCACCGCGCCCACGTCGTTCCGTCATCGGATGCACCTGCTCGACGACTACGAGCTGCCCCCCATCCGCGTCGAGGCGCCGGTGACGCTGCTGATGGGCACCGCGCCGGAGGTGGCGCGCCTGACGGCCGTGGCTCGCGATGCCAGCGTGACGCTGACGTGGGACAACCCGGCGCAGCATGACGGCGTCCTGATTCTCCGGGCCGTGGGCGCGGCCCCGAACCTCGCGCCCACGCCGGGCCTGCGCTACGCGGCGGGGGCCACGCTGGGCAATGCCACCGTCGTCTACGCTGACACGTTCAGCTCCGCGACGTCCTTCACGGACACCACAGTCACCAACGGCACCACGTACTACTACCGCGTGCACAACGCGGACGAGGTGCGCAGGTACTCCGCCGGCAACCAGCCCACGTCGGCGACGCTCCTCGCCACCCCACGGGCGCGCGTCGGCAGCGCGCCGCTGTGGTGCTACTCGGTGGGCCTGTCCGCGCTGCAGCAGCCCATCACCGAGCTGGGCGTGGGCATCTACAGCTCCTTCAACGACTCGGTGGTGGCGAACCTCACGCAGGTGAGCAACCCGTCCCAGGACGGCGCCGAGCGATGGCGGCCGCTCCCGCTGTCGGGCCTCATCGGCAGCCGCTTCCCGGTGGTGCCGCTGCGCGGCCTGCCCGGCCAGTACATCCTCGTGGGGGACCAGGCCGGCGTCGCGTATGCCATCAACGCCGCCACCGGAGCCGTGCTGTGGCGCTGGGACAATGGCGGCACGCCCATCGGCACCATCCAGTCCTTCCCCGTCACCCAGCTCCACGACTTCGCCAATGCGGCGTACCAGGCGGCGCATCCCGGCCGCGACCTGGTGTTCTTCGCGACACGGCTGGCCAATCCCGCGCTGAACCAGGTGGTGGCCCTGAATGCCGCCACCGGCGCGGTGGTGTGGAGGTACCAGCCGGGCAACCTCGGCATGGTGAGTGGCGGCATGCTGGTGGACTATCCGACCAACCGCCTCTTCATCGGCTCGATGACCCACGCGGGGTCCACGGACTCGCTTCGCATCGTGAACACGTTGAATGGCGTAGAAGTTGCGCGGCGCCCTGTCGGCGATATCGAGTTGAGTCTGGTGAAGAACGCGGTGAGCAATCAGGTCTACGCGACCAACAGCGCCGGTACCGTCCACGCCATCGACGTGGCGACGACGCAGCCTGCGTGGAGCATGGCCATCGCCACGCGTCCGGCGCCGAGCACGCCCGCGTTCACCAGCTTCGTGCGCCCGCAGGGCGCGGGCTTCGTGGCCAGCATCGCCGCGGGCCGGGTGGAGTTCTACGATGTCACCGGTGCCGCCGGCACCCAGCCGACGCTGCGGTGGAGCACGCCCATCGCGAACCCGTCCGGCGTGTTCTCCCTCAATCGTGATGGAGTGGCCCGCATCTACGTGGGCAGCTCGGATGGGCGCGTGCACCAGCTCGAGCTGACCAGTGGCGCTGACTCGCGGCAGGTCTCGATTGGAGGCGCGCAGCGCATCGGGACCCCGACCATCGACCACACCGTGAGCCGCCTGCATGTGGGCTCGGAAGACGGACGCATCTGCGCATTCCCGGTACCCTTCCCGTGA
- a CDS encoding tetratricopeptide repeat protein gives MYNLLISLGVGLVVALLVKLAGFSLWAGLIPGIIAALGTFILLARRVASRVQALMTVVQQDLQTQPTSQKDAQTRVDRAVKTLEKGLVYDKWQFLVGPEIHAQIGMLKYMVKDLDGAKAAFDKASGRNYMAKAMQGALYYQRKDFPAMKAAFEAAVKTGKKESIVWAVYAWCLLQNKEKDDALRVLARGVEENPKDEKLKGSLAQLQNDKRLKMKPYEPMWWQFGLEAPPTMPPMGGGRRMQFVTRR, from the coding sequence ATGTACAACCTTCTCATTTCCCTCGGCGTGGGTCTCGTGGTCGCGCTGCTGGTGAAGCTGGCCGGCTTCTCCCTCTGGGCCGGCCTCATCCCCGGGATCATCGCGGCGCTCGGCACCTTCATCCTCCTGGCCCGGCGGGTGGCAAGCCGCGTCCAGGCCCTGATGACCGTGGTCCAGCAGGACCTCCAGACACAGCCGACCAGCCAGAAGGACGCCCAGACGCGGGTGGACCGGGCGGTGAAGACGCTGGAGAAAGGGCTCGTCTACGACAAGTGGCAGTTCCTGGTCGGCCCGGAGATCCACGCGCAGATCGGCATGCTGAAGTACATGGTGAAGGACCTGGACGGCGCGAAGGCCGCCTTCGACAAGGCCAGCGGCCGCAACTACATGGCCAAGGCCATGCAGGGCGCCCTGTACTACCAGCGCAAGGACTTCCCCGCGATGAAGGCCGCCTTCGAGGCCGCCGTGAAGACGGGCAAGAAGGAGTCCATCGTCTGGGCCGTGTACGCCTGGTGCCTCCTGCAGAACAAGGAGAAGGACGACGCACTGCGGGTGCTCGCACGCGGCGTGGAGGAGAACCCCAAGGACGAGAAGCTCAAGGGGAGCCTCGCGCAGTTGCAGAACGACAAGCGGCTGAAGATGAAGCCGTATGAGCCCATGTGGTGGCAGTTCGGCCTGGAGGCGCCTCCCACCATGCCCCCCATGGGCGGTGGCCGTCGCATGCAGTTCGTTACCCGACGCTGA